Proteins from a genomic interval of Pseudomonas versuta:
- a CDS encoding polyamine ABC transporter substrate-binding protein — MKASGFKKAGKTLLALSLMGVMAGAAQAADKVLHIYNWSDYIAPDTVKKFEDQTGIKVVYDVFDSNETLEAKLLAGKSGYDIVVPSNNFLAKQIKAGVYQELDRSKLPDWKNLDPALLKAVGDASDKDNKHAFPYMWGTIGIGYNPEKVKAALGVDTIDSWDVLFKPENAEKLKSCGISFLDSPTEMIPAALHYLGYPTDSQDKKQLAEAEALFLKIRPSVGYFHSSKYISDLANGNICVAVGYSGDLEQSISRAKEAGGKVKLKYAIPKEGAGSFYDMVAIPKDAENVDAAYAWMNFLMQPEIMAEITNSVRFPNGNKAATPLVNKDISGDPSIYPSDEVKAKLYAISDLPPATLRLLTRSWTKIKSGK; from the coding sequence ATGAAGGCATCAGGTTTTAAAAAAGCTGGCAAGACCCTTCTCGCCCTGTCTTTGATGGGAGTGATGGCGGGGGCAGCTCAAGCCGCGGACAAGGTTCTGCACATCTACAACTGGTCCGACTATATCGCGCCCGATACCGTCAAAAAGTTTGAAGACCAGACCGGTATCAAAGTGGTTTACGACGTGTTCGACAGCAACGAGACCCTTGAGGCCAAACTGCTGGCGGGCAAGTCCGGTTACGACATCGTCGTGCCATCCAACAATTTCCTGGCCAAGCAGATCAAGGCCGGGGTTTACCAGGAACTGGACCGCTCCAAGCTGCCTGACTGGAAAAACCTCGATCCTGCGTTGCTCAAGGCCGTTGGCGATGCCAGCGACAAAGACAACAAACATGCCTTCCCGTACATGTGGGGCACCATCGGCATCGGCTACAACCCCGAGAAGGTCAAAGCCGCACTGGGCGTCGACACCATCGATTCCTGGGATGTGCTGTTCAAGCCAGAGAACGCTGAAAAGCTGAAAAGCTGTGGCATCAGCTTCCTCGACTCGCCGACCGAAATGATCCCGGCCGCCCTGCACTACCTGGGCTACCCGACCGATTCACAAGACAAGAAGCAACTGGCTGAAGCCGAAGCACTGTTCCTGAAAATTCGTCCTTCGGTGGGTTACTTCCACTCCTCCAAGTACATCTCTGACCTGGCCAACGGCAATATCTGCGTAGCCGTGGGGTACTCGGGCGACCTGGAGCAGTCCATCTCCCGTGCCAAAGAAGCCGGTGGCAAGGTCAAACTCAAATACGCCATTCCTAAAGAGGGTGCCGGCAGCTTCTACGACATGGTCGCCATTCCCAAGGACGCCGAGAACGTTGATGCCGCTTACGCCTGGATGAACTTCCTGATGCAGCCTGAAATCATGGCTGAAATCACCAACAGCGTACGTTTCCCGAACGGTAACAAGGCTGCAACACCGCTGGTGAATAAAGACATCTCCGGTGACCCGAGCATTTATCCGTCGGATGAAGTGAAGGCCAAGCTGTATGCCATCAGCGATTTGCCGCCTGCAACCTTGCGTCTGCTGACCCGCAGCTGGACCAAGATCAAATCCGGTAAATAA
- a CDS encoding aspartate aminotransferase family protein gives MTNKNPQTLHWQQLSNDHHLAPFSDFKQLKEVGPRIVTHAKGVYLWDSEGHKILDGMAGLWCVAIGYGRDELADVASKQMRELAYYNLFFMTAHPPVLELSKVIAQIAPEGMNHVFFTGSGSEGNDTMLRMVRHYWAIKGQPEKKVIISRKNGYHGSTVAGASLGGMTYMHEQGDLPIPGITHIAQPYWFAEGGDMSPEEFGIWAANQLEEKILEIGVDKVGAFIAEPIQGAGGVIIPPDTYWPRIKEILAKYDILFVADEVICGFGRTGEWFGSDFYGLKPDMMTIAKGLTSGYIPMGGLIVRDEVVAVLNEGGDFNHGFTYSGHPVAAAVALENIRILREEKIIEKVHAETAPYLQKRLRELNDHPLVGEVRGVGLLGAIELVQDKATRKRYEGRGAGMICRQFCFENGLIMRAVGDTMIIAPPLVISKDEIDELVTKARKCLDLTLEVLQG, from the coding sequence ATGACCAACAAGAACCCGCAAACCCTCCACTGGCAACAACTGAGCAACGACCATCACCTGGCGCCATTCAGTGATTTCAAGCAATTGAAAGAAGTCGGGCCGCGCATTGTCACTCACGCCAAGGGCGTGTACCTGTGGGACAGCGAAGGTCACAAAATTCTCGACGGCATGGCCGGCCTGTGGTGTGTTGCCATTGGCTACGGACGTGACGAACTGGCCGATGTGGCCAGTAAGCAAATGCGCGAGCTGGCGTACTACAACCTGTTTTTCATGACCGCTCACCCGCCAGTGCTCGAGCTGTCCAAAGTCATCGCCCAGATCGCCCCCGAAGGCATGAACCACGTGTTCTTCACCGGTTCCGGTTCTGAAGGCAACGACACCATGTTGCGCATGGTTCGCCACTACTGGGCGATCAAAGGCCAACCCGAGAAGAAGGTCATCATCAGCCGCAAGAACGGCTACCACGGCTCAACCGTGGCCGGTGCCAGCCTGGGCGGCATGACCTACATGCATGAACAGGGTGACTTGCCGATCCCGGGCATCACGCACATTGCCCAACCGTACTGGTTTGCCGAAGGCGGCGACATGTCCCCGGAAGAGTTCGGTATCTGGGCGGCCAACCAGCTGGAAGAAAAGATTCTCGAAATCGGCGTCGACAAGGTCGGTGCCTTTATTGCCGAGCCGATTCAGGGCGCAGGCGGCGTGATCATTCCGCCCGATACCTACTGGCCGCGAATCAAGGAGATTCTGGCCAAGTACGACATCCTGTTCGTGGCTGACGAAGTTATATGTGGCTTTGGCCGCACCGGTGAGTGGTTCGGTAGCGATTTCTACGGCCTCAAACCCGACATGATGACCATCGCCAAGGGCCTGACCTCGGGTTACATCCCGATGGGTGGCCTGATCGTGCGCGACGAAGTGGTCGCCGTGCTTAACGAAGGGGGCGATTTCAACCACGGTTTCACCTACTCCGGTCACCCGGTTGCCGCCGCCGTTGCGCTGGAAAACATCCGCATCCTGCGCGAAGAAAAAATTATCGAGAAGGTTCACGCAGAAACGGCACCGTATTTGCAAAAGCGTCTACGTGAACTGAACGATCACCCGTTGGTGGGCGAAGTGCGCGGTGTGGGCCTGTTGGGAGCCATTGAACTGGTTCAGGACAAAGCCACCCGCAAACGTTATGAGGGCCGCGGCGCCGGCATGATTTGCCGACAATTCTGCTTTGAAAACGGGCTGATCATGCGCGCCGTTGGCGACACCATGATCATTGCGCCGCCGCTGGTAATCAGCAAAGACGAGATTGATGAGCTGGTGACCAAGGCGCGCAAGTGCCTCGATCTGACCCTGGAAGTATTGCAAGGTTGA